A window of the Lolium perenne isolate Kyuss_39 chromosome 7, Kyuss_2.0, whole genome shotgun sequence genome harbors these coding sequences:
- the LOC127318483 gene encoding uncharacterized protein, with the protein MEREKRPASLLGTLRTAVNKVRFLLSFRATRWILTSIAGRSPGAAGNAATQRRLSFGSRQPSLLDAEDDRSSPSTSTSAGPSRTASLGATTVSRTSSAAYSRSASSGAETSSSTSGSGSSPAGDDDIDRRAELFIANFYRHIQMERQVSLQLRYCRADSMQDRTPPRLI; encoded by the coding sequence ATGGAGCGCGAGAAGCGGCCGGCGTCGCTGCTCGGGACGCTCCGGACGGCGGTCAACAAGGTGCGCTTCCTGCTCTCCTTCCGCGCCACGCGCTGGATCCTCACCTCCATCGCCGGCCGGAGCCCCGGGGCCGCCGGCAACGCGGCCACGCAGCGCCGCCTCAGCTTCGGCTCGCGGCAGCCGAGCCTGCTCGACGCGGAGGacgaccgaagctccccttccacGTCCACGAGCGCCGGGCCGTCCAGGACGGCGAGCCTCGGGGCAACCACCGTGTCGCGCACCAGCAGCGCGGCCTACTCGAGGTCCGCCTCGTCCGGCGCCGAGACGTCGTCGTCTACCTCGGGCAGCGGGTCCTCGCCGGCGGGGGACGACGACATCGACCGCCGCGCGGAGCTCTTCATCGCCAACTTCTACAGGCACATCCAGATGGAGCGCCAGGTCTCGCTGCAGCTGCGCTACTGCAGGGCGGACAGCATGCAGGACAGGACGCCTCCCAGGCTCATCTGA